A genomic window from Triticum urartu cultivar G1812 chromosome 7, Tu2.1, whole genome shotgun sequence includes:
- the LOC125524997 gene encoding B-box zinc finger protein 32-like, with translation MMPSIDGREAAANRGSGGTAAVPPRRDDRGQDRTPLAARAHDHANCTCTIRGDVGSGKDLTTERPPRELASSVVVFKYAPGRGEAHHAASPSLVVHRLVSPGCESRRARDATPPHPTCESERVLRLAEMCGATARCALCGAPADVHCAADAAFLCAPCDARVHGANFLASRHRRTRLAASKEDEEEQEALSGMTTSSSCVSTADSATTTTPAPVGRRPKIRSSPRARGEEVLEGWAKKMGLPAGVARRRAAAAARTLRAVAAAPRKVPLRVAMAAALCLEVMAAHVGGAHEAGSALRRLEACAHVPARVLVEVASSMGRARASRPAAAVDAEEGWGECP, from the coding sequence ATGATGCCGTCGATCGATGGGCGTGAGGCCGCTGCGAATCGCGGGAGCGGCGGGACGGCCGCGGTGCCTCCACGTCGCGACGATCGGGGCCAGGATCGGACGCCGCTCGCGGCCCGCGCCCATGACCACGCAAACTGCACGTGTACGATACGGGGGGACGTGGGGAGCGGAAAAGATCTCACCACCGAGCGCCCACCTCGCGAGCTGGCTAGCTCGGTCGTCGTCTTTAAATACGCGCCCGGGCGAGGAGAAGCACACCACGCTGCCTCGCCGTCGTTGGTCGTCCATCGTCTCGTCTCTCCCGGCTGCGAGTCTAGAAGAGCGCGCGACGCAACCCCGCCTCACCCTACGTGCGAGAGCGAGAGAGTGCTGAGGCTGGCGGAGATGTGCGGCGCGACGGCGAGGTGCGCGCTGTGCGGCGCGCCGGCGGACGTGCACTGCGCGGCCGACGCGGCGTTCCTCTGCGCGCCCTGCGACGCCAGGGTCCACGGCGCCAACTTCCTCGCCTCCCGCCACCGCCGCACGCGCCTCGCTGCGTCTAAGGAGGACGAGGAGGAACAGGAGGCCCTGTCCGGGATGACCACGTCGAGCTCATGCGTGTCCACGGCCGACTCTGCGACGACAACGACTCCGGCGCCGGTGGGGCGGAGGCCCAAGATCAGGAGCAGCCCCCGCGCGCGGGGCGAGGAGGTGCTCGAGGGGTGGGCCAAGAAGATGGGCCTTCCGGCGGGGGTGGCGCGCAGGCGCGCCGCGGCGGCCGCGCGCACGCTCCGGGCCGTGGCCGCGGCGCCGAGGAAGGTGCCGCTGCGCGTCGCGATGGCGGCCGCGCTGTGCCTGGAGGTGATGGCGGCTCACGTCGGCGGCGCCCACGAGGCCGGCAGCGCGCTCCGGCGGCTGGAGGCGTGCGCGCACGTGCCGGCGAGGGTGCTCGTGGAGGTGGCCTCGTCCATGGGCCGCGCGCGCGCCAGCAGACCGGCCGCCGCCGTGGACGCCGAGGAGGGCTGGGGCGAGTGCCCGTGA